A window from Pagrus major chromosome 4, Pma_NU_1.0 encodes these proteins:
- the LOC140994701 gene encoding high choriolytic enzyme 1-like, producing MTPSASLLLLLLLGLCQAHPLQEEGSGEEEVPDTMDITTRILTSNNATDEFLLEGDLLAPTTRNAMTCWSQSCQWRKASNGMVMIPFTMSGEFSGWERQKIDNAMKAFHSSTCIRFVPRQNEYDYISVENKGGCFSALGRTGGRQVLSLNRQGCLYHGIIQHEINHALGFQHEQTRSDRDYYVRINWENIDPNMAYNFYKQNTNNLNTPYDYSSIMHYGRTAFSIQYGRDSITPIPNANAQIGQRQGMSYWDIMRINLLYGC from the coding sequence ATGACTCCCTCtgccagcctgctgctgctgctcctgctcggGCTCTGTCAGGCACATCCTCTCCAGGAGGAAGGAAgcggagaagaagaagtcccAGACACCATGGACATCACCACCAGGATTCTGACCTCCAACAACGCCACCGATGAGTTCCTGCTGGAAGGAGACCTGCTGGCTCCCACAACCAGAAACGCCATGACGTGCTGGTCCCAGAGCTGCCAGTGGAGGAAAGCTTCCAACGGCATGGTGATGATCCCCTTCACCATGAGCGGTGAGTTCAGCGGCTGGGAGAGGCAGAAGATCGACAACGCCATGAAGGCCTTCCACAGCAGTACCTGCATCCGCTTCGTCCCCCGTCAGAACGAGTACGACTACATCAGCGTGGAGAACAAAGGTGGATGTTTCTCCGCTCTGGGCAGAACGGGAGGCAGACAGGTGCTCTCTCTCAACAGGCAGGGCTGCCTCTACCACGGCATCATCCAGCACGAGATCAACCACGCTCTGGGCTTCCAGCACGAACAGACCAGGAGCGACCGCGACTACTACGTCAGGATCAACTGGGAGAACATCGACCCCAACATGGCCTACAACTTCTACAAGCAGAACACCAACAACCTGAACACCCCCTACGACTACTCCTCCATCATGCACTATGGAAGAACAGCCTTCTCCATCCAGTACGGCAGGGACTCCATCACCCCCATCCCCAACGCCAACGCGCAGATCGGCCAGAGGCAGGGCATGTCCTACTGGGACATCATGAGGATCAACCTGCTCTACGGCTGCTGA